GGTCCGGTTGGATTTTTAAAAGTTCTCCATGAGAAAACCTTGGGTTTTGTCGATTTTGTCGGGAATTTGCAATATCTTAGCGTCGGCAATCTGCGAGAAAACGATCGCGTGTTTTTATTTCTGATGGACTATGCTCACCGTCGGCGATTAAAAATTTGGGGACGCGCTCAAGTCATTGACGATAACCCAGAATTGCTAGAAGCCTTATCAGATCCTAATTATCAAGCCCAGAAAGCCAGAGTATTTCTGATTAAAGTCGAGGCATTTGACTGGAATTGCCCCCAACATATTCCTATTCGTTATTCAGAAGCAGAAGTTGCCCAAATGACAGAGCCTTTTCTAGCTCGCATTCAGGAGCTAGAAAAACAGGTTGCTCAACTTCAAACCTCACATCAAAGCTAATAACTTGAGCTTATATCGTTTAAATCTTCCCAATACAATCAATTCCTTTCACTAATACCGGAGATATTTACCATGACTAACTTCAATACAACCATGCACAAAACCATTGACATTGATGGACTCAATATTTTCTATCGAGAAGCAGGCAACCCAAATGCCCCTACCCTCCTCTTATTGCATGGATTTCCTACATCCTCTCATATGTTCCGTAACCTTATTCCCATTTTAGCCGACGAATTCCATCTGATTGCTCCCGATTATCCTGGGTTTGGGGCTAGTTCCATGCCTAGAGTTGATGAATTTGAATATAGCTTTGATAAATTGGCAGAGATTCTTGAAAAATTCACCATCAGATTGAATTTACAACAATACTTTCTCTATTTGATGGATTATGGCGCACCGGTTGGCTATCGTCTCGCCACTAAATATCCTGAAAAAGTATTAGGGTTAATTGTACAAAATGGTAATGCCTACGAAGAAGGGTTGCGAGATTTTTGGCAACCGCTTAAAGCTTACTGGAAAGATAAAACGAACGAAAATGCTCAAGTTTTGGCTGATAATATTCTCACCCTTGAAGCGACAAAGTGGCAATATACCAATGGGGTTCGCAATGTAGAGGCTATTGCTCCTGATAATTGGTTCCATGACCAATATTTACTAGATCGCCCTGGCAATCAAGAAATTCAATTAGAATTGTTCTACAGCTATGGTACTAATCCTCCTCTGTATCCACAATGGCAAGAGTATTTTCGCTCTATTCAACCTCCTACTCTGATTGTTTGGGGCAAAGGGGACTACATTTTCCCAGAAGAAGGGGCCCATCCTTACAAACGGGATCTTAACAATCTCGAATTTCATATTCTAGGTACCGGACACTTTGCACTCGAAGAGGATTTAGAGATGATTGCTGATTACATTCGTAACTTCGTTCGCTCCAATAGCTCTAATTAATTGGGTTTCGTCCTCCTCAGCCTCCCATCACTTGTTCAACAATCTGTCATACAGAATTGGGGAACCGATAAGTTGAACAAGTGGAGCAACTGATTTACATATCGTTGAACAATTTGTTAAACATAATAGAGCTAACCATAAGTTGAGCAAGGGAAGAAAATATTTAACATAATGTATGACATCTGTTATACATTATGAGCTATCCTTAAAGTACCGAACTCTTAAAACTGATGCCGAATGTGTATGTAATTGGTGGGGCTAATGGGTCAGGGAAAACCACCGTTGCTCGGATATTATTACCCAACTTCCTTGACGTTTTTGAATACGTCAATGCCGATGAAATTGCTGCCGGACTGTCTCCTTTTAATCCTGAATCGGTAGCTATGCAAGCAGGACGGTTAATGTTAGACCGTTTAGATACTCTAGTTCAAGAGAGAGCGGATTTTGCCTTTGAAACCACCTTGGCTGCTCGGAACTTTGCCCGTTTTTTGAGAAAATGTAAAGCTCACGGATACACCATCAACTTGATTTATTTTTGGTTACAAACCCCTGAATTAGCCATAGAGAGGGTAATAAGACGAGTAGAAAGTGGCGGTCATAATATTCCCCTTGAAGTGATTCGTCGTCGCTATGAAAGAGGACAAAGAAACCTAACTCAGTTATATTTACCTCTGTGTGATAGATGGATTGTCTATGATAATTCTAGGAATAATCCCCAATTAATAGCTGAATGTCCACTTAACAAACCAGCAATTATTTATCAACCCTTTATCTGGCAACAAATAACCAAGGAAAGTAATGGCTAAAAAAAACCCTGATAAATTATCTGACCAAATTGATGCAGGAGTCAAAACAGCGATTTCAAAAGCGATTGAGAGACACCGAAGATTAGGGGAGTCAATTAGTATTCTTAAAGATGGCAAAGTTGTGACTTTAAATGCTGACCAAA
The nucleotide sequence above comes from Crocosphaera subtropica ATCC 51142. Encoded proteins:
- a CDS encoding alpha/beta fold hydrolase, coding for MTNFNTTMHKTIDIDGLNIFYREAGNPNAPTLLLLHGFPTSSHMFRNLIPILADEFHLIAPDYPGFGASSMPRVDEFEYSFDKLAEILEKFTIRLNLQQYFLYLMDYGAPVGYRLATKYPEKVLGLIVQNGNAYEEGLRDFWQPLKAYWKDKTNENAQVLADNILTLEATKWQYTNGVRNVEAIAPDNWFHDQYLLDRPGNQEIQLELFYSYGTNPPLYPQWQEYFRSIQPPTLIVWGKGDYIFPEEGAHPYKRDLNNLEFHILGTGHFALEEDLEMIADYIRNFVRSNSSN
- a CDS encoding pyridoxamine 5'-phosphate oxidase family protein is translated as MAKQFTNIAFTEGVKQAQTDYGSREIYQKFEQRGISEDVLSAREIEFIGARDSFYMGTVNSNNYPYIQFRGGPVGFLKVLHEKTLGFVDFVGNLQYLSVGNLRENDRVFLFLMDYAHRRRLKIWGRAQVIDDNPELLEALSDPNYQAQKARVFLIKVEAFDWNCPQHIPIRYSEAEVAQMTEPFLARIQELEKQVAQLQTSHQS
- a CDS encoding zeta toxin family protein codes for the protein MPNVYVIGGANGSGKTTVARILLPNFLDVFEYVNADEIAAGLSPFNPESVAMQAGRLMLDRLDTLVQERADFAFETTLAARNFARFLRKCKAHGYTINLIYFWLQTPELAIERVIRRVESGGHNIPLEVIRRRYERGQRNLTQLYLPLCDRWIVYDNSRNNPQLIAECPLNKPAIIYQPFIWQQITKESNG